The sequence ACTGGGCATGGTCAGAACCAATTGTATACTCTTCTGAGTACAAGAGAGGCAGCAGCAATTAAGGACGGCATCAGAGCAGACAGAAGCACTATGCAAATATCTAGCCAAGTAATGGGAAAAGGATGTTATATTGCATGAACTGCCAAAGGTGTAAAGTGGGCTTATATGGCCCTAACACTTGGAGAGGCTGTTATCAAGGGTAACAGCCTTCGTTAACAGCCTCTCCAAGTGTTAGGGCCATGTAAGCCAATACACCCGCTTTTATGAAAGAGATTTATTCCAAGATGGACTGGCAAAGAGACAGGAGGCAAGGCTCTTAAATCTGTCTTCTGGATCTGCGATTtggtcaaactttttttttctttttttctttttagggcctctcctgtggcatatggaagttcctgggcataGGGATTGAATtaagagttgcagctgcaggcctttgccacagtcatGGTGATACctgatctgagccccatctgcaacctacatagaAGTttgtagcaacattggatcctttacccacagagtgaggccaaggatcaaacccacatctcatggacaccatatcaggttcttaacctgttgagccacaatgggaactcctggtccaaCTTTTTTGAGTTAGGGGAGCATGGGTTGGTATGTGGAAGCACTGGTAGGCagggttttcttgtttgttttggtctttttagggccacacccatggcatagggcagttcccaggctaggggttgaatttgagctgtagctgctggcttatgccactgccacagccacagccacgccagatccgagccacatatgcaacttacaccacagctcacatcaacaccggatccttaacccactgagcaaggccagggattgaaccttcgtcctcatggatctagtcagattagttaccactaagccatgaagggaactctgggcAGGTTTTGATTAGAGGGTTTGGCACTTGGCTATTGATGGTAAGGTATAGTTAAAGAGGGCTTCAGCACCAGATCTTCCTGGACAGTGGACCCTTTGCTTTTGAAGGAGTTCTAGTGTTTAGTGTCTAGTCATGTTCAGGTTCTTTGGTTCTgtgtggggaaggaggggtggggatggagaaaCTTGGCTCCAGGCATTATGAGATGTCCTAATATTCTCCTCTGTGAATGCTCAGGCTGCATGACTTGTGGTTTTGTTCTGTTGTCTCTGAAAAACAATTCAGTATCTTGTTATCAAGAGAGTAGGGCCAGTTAGGGCTGGTTCTGTGGTTCAAGTCCACAGACTCTAAATGTGAGTGGAAGCCTATGGTGTTATTTTTTTGTGAAGGTCATTTCAAGATGAACAAATACTTAGAAAGGAGATGCCTAACTACTGGGGTTAGGCAGTCAGCCCTTGacttgtcttcctctttttgaaataaagactttctctaACAGGGCCTCAGGATGGCTCTGCTATATGTCCTGGCAGAGCAAAATGCTCGGACAGGAGCTGGAATTATCACATAGGAAAGAGTGACTTCCCCTGCAGACAAAAGGATGAGATGTTCAGACTTAGCAAGGTATAAGGCCAGCCAAGGAATGAAGGCTTAAGCTCTAGCCCTATGACAATGAGGGTAGTAGGAAAGGGGTCCCCAGTTGACACTAATACAGGGCACATACACAGTTCTGGTGACACTCAGCACTTTATTAGTGAGGAACTGTGGTCTGGGAAAGGGGAAGCTGGGATGGACAGGACCAGCGCCCATCTCAGGGGATTTTCCTGGACATCAGGTGTTCCTCCACATAGGTTTAGAGGAAACACTTTCATGGATAAAATCCCGAGAGTAGCACTGTAACTGCCAAGCAGCAGGGGTAGGAGGGGGCACTCTAGGCACTGCTAGGCTCCTGGGACAGCAGGGCTTCGATGTCAGGCTCGATATCGATGGTCAGAAAGCGACGGCTGTACCTGCGCAGGGGCACACCGTCTGGGCCCACCAGGAACTTCTCGAAGTTCCATGCGATGTCATTGCGACACACTGGAGACCAGGTGATAAACTTGGGGTCGGTCATGAGGGCAGTGGCATCGTCACTGGGTGTGGGCAGAGCCTCGCGGAGGAAGGCGAAGAGCGGGTGAGCATTTGCGCCATTCACCTCACACTTCTCGAAGAGCATGAAGTTGGGCTCGAACCCGCCGCCTGGTCGGACGTACTTGAGGCAATTCAGGATCTCCTCATTCTTGGCATTTTCCTGCGGGAGGCAAGAGCAGCTGGGACCCGGGGATGCAAGGGGAGGGGAAGCCTT is a genomic window of Sus scrofa isolate TJ Tabasco breed Duroc chromosome 13, Sscrofa11.1, whole genome shotgun sequence containing:
- the GPX1 gene encoding glutathione peroxidase 1 (The RefSeq protein has 2 substitutions compared to this genomic sequence), with protein sequence MCAAQRSAAALAAVAPRSVYAFSARPLAGGEPISLGSLRGKVLLIENVASLUGTTVRDYTQMNELQRRLGPRGLVVLGFPCNQFGHQENAKNGEILNCLKYVRPGGGFEPNFMLFEKCEVNGANAHPLFAFLREALPTPSDDATALMTDPKFITWSPVCRNDIAWNFEKFLVGPDGVPLRRYSRRFLTIDIEPDIEALLSQEPSSA